The following coding sequences lie in one Polynucleobacter necessarius genomic window:
- a CDS encoding NADH-quinone oxidoreductase subunit J — protein MTFDPSTLFAVFFYGFAGLLGISALHVITARNPVHAALFLVLAFFCASGLWMLLKAEFLSLALILVYVGAVMVLFLFVVMMLDLDLEHLRCDFKKFLPVAFLMGAVVVLELSIVIIRSFIGTNAPVQPMPEEMMANNTQALGMLIFVDYVYAFEVAGVILLVAIIAAVALTLRNRKDSKSQNIHEQVNVIAADRMRIVKMSSDIAAKQDARGEKK, from the coding sequence ATGACATTCGATCCATCTACATTATTTGCTGTCTTCTTTTACGGCTTCGCTGGCTTGCTAGGGATTTCTGCTTTACATGTGATTACAGCCCGCAATCCAGTTCATGCAGCACTATTTCTGGTATTAGCTTTCTTCTGTGCATCTGGTCTTTGGATGCTGTTAAAGGCAGAGTTCTTGAGCTTGGCTCTAATTTTGGTTTATGTTGGCGCTGTAATGGTGCTATTCCTCTTTGTAGTGATGATGTTGGATTTGGATTTAGAGCATTTGCGCTGTGACTTTAAAAAGTTTTTACCGGTTGCCTTTTTGATGGGTGCTGTAGTCGTCTTAGAGTTATCTATTGTGATTATTCGTAGCTTTATTGGCACAAATGCTCCTGTCCAGCCCATGCCAGAAGAAATGATGGCAAACAATACTCAAGCTTTAGGTATGTTGATTTTTGTAGACTACGTCTACGCATTTGAGGTCGCTGGCGTCATCCTTTTGGTGGCAATTATTGCTGCTGTTGCCTTGACCTTACGTAATAGAAAAGACTCCAAGTCGCAAAATATTCACGAACAAGTTAATGTTATTGCTGCTGATCGTATGCGTATTGTGAAAATGAGTTCAGATATAGCTGCAAAACAAGATGCAAGAGGAGAAAAGAAATAA
- the nuoN gene encoding NADH-quinone oxidoreductase subunit NuoN, giving the protein MQAFDLYAILPELVLLIATCLLLVVSVYVPERVVSTPGVEQNVFHTPRGVSFVYFFTIILLVYLVFAFVGRMGDPALVAMNGLFQSEDPFSNLLKICSCIAVLVSLIYSKQYLMDRALFRPDFIVLALLALLGQFVLISSANLLTLYLGLELMALPTYALVAMRHNSEKSVEAGIKYFILGALASGFLLYGMSMLYGVTGSLDLIEIFKTVADPRVNHLVMAFGLVFIVAGLAFKLGVVPFHMWVPDVYQGAPTAVTLMIAAAPKLAAFALLFRLLVNTLLPLLGDWQPMLVLLAVLSLVVGNVTAIAQTNIKRMLAYSATAQMGFVLLGMLSVFDDHAFSAAMFYAITYVLTTLGTFGLLMVLSRKGYDCETLDGLKGLNKKHPWFAFIGLVMMFSLAGIPPTVGFSAKLGVLEALVDSEHTFLAVIAVMASLIGAFYYLRVVKVMYFDEPEHEITVTGSGFAKGILSLNSILVLVIGIVPAGLMGLCLDAMRRTLLGS; this is encoded by the coding sequence ATGCAAGCATTCGACCTATACGCCATCCTGCCGGAACTTGTTTTACTCATTGCAACCTGCCTACTGTTGGTTGTAAGTGTTTATGTTCCTGAGAGAGTTGTATCAACCCCGGGTGTGGAGCAAAATGTTTTCCATACACCACGTGGAGTTAGTTTTGTTTATTTCTTCACGATTATCTTGTTGGTATACCTGGTATTTGCATTTGTTGGGCGTATGGGTGACCCTGCGCTAGTGGCGATGAATGGATTATTCCAGTCGGAGGATCCATTTTCTAATTTATTGAAGATATGCTCATGCATAGCGGTATTAGTGAGCTTGATTTATTCCAAACAATATTTGATGGATCGTGCTTTATTCCGTCCGGATTTTATCGTCTTAGCTTTGCTCGCCTTGCTTGGTCAGTTTGTGCTGATCTCCAGCGCAAATCTACTAACGCTTTACCTTGGGCTTGAATTGATGGCTTTGCCAACTTATGCCTTGGTTGCAATGCGACACAATAGCGAAAAGAGTGTAGAAGCTGGTATTAAATACTTTATCTTGGGTGCTTTAGCCTCTGGTTTCTTGCTATACGGCATGTCCATGCTTTATGGGGTAACTGGCTCATTAGATCTAATTGAAATATTTAAAACTGTAGCTGATCCTCGCGTTAACCATTTAGTCATGGCTTTTGGTTTGGTATTTATTGTTGCTGGCTTGGCATTTAAGTTGGGTGTAGTGCCATTTCATATGTGGGTGCCTGATGTCTATCAAGGTGCACCTACTGCTGTGACTCTGATGATCGCTGCAGCACCCAAGTTAGCAGCCTTTGCTTTGTTATTCCGTTTGCTAGTGAACACCTTGTTACCATTGTTGGGTGACTGGCAACCCATGTTGGTTTTATTGGCTGTGTTATCGCTAGTGGTTGGAAACGTAACTGCCATCGCACAAACCAATATTAAGCGCATGCTTGCTTATTCTGCGACTGCACAAATGGGTTTTGTACTATTAGGCATGTTGTCCGTATTTGATGACCACGCATTTAGCGCTGCAATGTTCTACGCAATTACCTATGTATTAACTACATTGGGTACTTTCGGTTTATTGATGGTGTTATCTCGCAAAGGTTATGATTGCGAAACCCTGGATGGCCTAAAAGGCCTCAATAAAAAGCATCCTTGGTTTGCATTTATTGGCTTAGTAATGATGTTCTCTTTGGCAGGTATTCCGCCAACAGTTGGATTTTCAGCTAAGTTAGGCGTATTAGAGGCTTTGGTAGATTCTGAGCACACTTTCCTTGCGGTAATCGCGGTCATGGCTTCCTTGATTGGCGCTTTTTATTACCTGAGAGTGGTAAAGGTGATGTACTTTGACGAGCCAGAGCATGAAATTACCGTAACAGGCTCTGGTTTTGCCAAAGGCATATTGAGTCTGAATAGTATTTTGGTATTGGTCATTGGCATAGTTCCTGCAGGCTTAATGGGTCTTTGCTTGGATGCTATGCGTCGGACTTTGCTTGGTTCATAA
- a CDS encoding NADH-quinone oxidoreductase subunit M yields the protein MILSYAIWIPIVFGLIILFYGSEKPTAGVRWLALFGAVLGFIATLPLVLQFDIANPGMQFVEKLSWIPRYDINYYLGIDGISVWFIVLTAFINIIVVIAAWEVIDTKVSQYMASFMILSGLMIGVFSALDALLFYVFFEATLIPMYIIIGVWGGHNRIYAAFKFFLYTLLGSLLTLVAMLYLYNVTNTFDILAWQNARLDIVEQILLFAAFFMAFAVKVPMWPLHTWLPDVHVEAPTGGSVVLAAIMLKLGAYGFLRFSLPIAPDASQYLGPFVIFLSLVAVIYVGAVALVQKDMKKLVAYSSVAHMGFVTLGFFLFSPLGIEGGIVQMISHGFVAGAMFLSIGVLYDRMHTRQIADYGGVVHRMPAFTAFAVLMAMANCGLPATSGFVGEFMVILAAVDYDFVIGILASTALILGAAYSLWMVKRVFFGSINNTHVEELKDLNGREYFMMAVLSVCVIGMGVYPKPFTDIIHPAVINLLQHVAVSKL from the coding sequence ATGATTCTTTCTTACGCCATCTGGATCCCAATTGTCTTTGGACTCATTATTTTGTTTTATGGGTCTGAAAAGCCAACTGCTGGAGTTCGCTGGTTAGCCCTATTTGGTGCTGTCCTCGGCTTTATTGCCACTTTACCTTTGGTACTGCAATTTGATATAGCCAACCCTGGCATGCAGTTTGTAGAAAAACTGAGTTGGATACCGCGTTACGACATTAACTATTACTTAGGTATAGACGGCATCTCCGTTTGGTTCATCGTACTTACTGCTTTTATCAACATCATTGTGGTAATTGCTGCTTGGGAAGTGATTGATACCAAGGTATCTCAATACATGGCCTCATTCATGATCCTATCTGGGTTGATGATCGGTGTATTTAGTGCGCTTGATGCATTACTGTTTTATGTATTTTTTGAGGCAACGCTCATTCCAATGTACATTATTATTGGTGTATGGGGCGGGCATAACCGAATTTATGCAGCCTTCAAATTCTTTTTATATACCTTGCTAGGCTCCTTATTAACTTTAGTGGCCATGCTGTATTTGTATAACGTTACCAATACCTTTGATATCTTGGCTTGGCAAAATGCGCGCTTGGATATCGTGGAGCAAATCTTATTATTTGCTGCATTCTTTATGGCATTTGCAGTTAAGGTACCAATGTGGCCGTTGCATACTTGGTTGCCTGACGTGCACGTTGAAGCGCCAACTGGCGGCTCAGTAGTGTTGGCTGCCATTATGTTGAAACTCGGTGCCTATGGTTTCTTACGTTTCTCGCTCCCAATAGCGCCTGACGCAAGTCAATATTTAGGCCCATTTGTCATCTTCCTCTCATTGGTGGCCGTGATTTATGTTGGAGCAGTGGCTTTAGTCCAAAAGGACATGAAAAAGCTCGTTGCTTACTCCTCTGTAGCTCATATGGGTTTTGTGACCCTAGGATTCTTCCTCTTTAGTCCATTGGGCATAGAAGGTGGCATTGTGCAAATGATTTCGCACGGCTTTGTAGCAGGTGCGATGTTCCTTTCTATTGGCGTGCTTTATGACCGTATGCATACTCGTCAAATTGCAGATTACGGCGGCGTGGTACATCGTATGCCCGCCTTTACTGCGTTTGCAGTATTGATGGCAATGGCCAACTGCGGATTGCCGGCTACCTCAGGATTTGTTGGTGAATTTATGGTAATTTTGGCTGCCGTAGATTACGACTTTGTTATTGGCATCTTAGCTTCAACCGCTTTAATTCTTGGTGCAGCATATTCCTTGTGGATGGTTAAGCGAGTATTTTTTGGATCCATTAATAATACTCATGTTGAGGAATTGAAAGACCTGAACGGTCGTGAATATTTCATGATGGCAGTTCTCAGCGTCTGCGTAATTGGCATGGGTGTTTATCCAAAGCCATTTACCGACATCATTCATCCAGCCGTAATTAATCTGCTGCAGCATGTTGCTGTTAGCAAACTCTGA
- a CDS encoding transporter substrate-binding domain-containing protein encodes MTGQVCSWQCLAVKPDVAFSGISITDKRKEVMDFSQPYYDNAWHLVSMKKKNIEITDLNQLKNTRLVILVVWHTTTLLRMN; translated from the coding sequence ATGACTGGGCAGGTATGCTCGTGGCAGTGTCTAGCGGTCAAGCCAGACGTTGCTTTCTCTGGAATATCTATCACCGATAAACGTAAAGAGGTAATGGATTTTTCTCAGCCTTACTATGACAACGCTTGGCATCTTGTAAGCATGAAGAAGAAAAATATTGAGATCACCGATTTAAATCAGTTAAAAAATACTCGATTGGTTATCCTCGTGGTATGGCATACGACGACCTTATTAAGAATGAATTAG
- a CDS encoding DUF1178 family protein, which translates to MKVYNLACPLDHRFEGWFASEEDCLAQQDKGILACPVCDSTEITRMPSAPHIAKSSSTEMTSPRLESESLTGGVVALTGSDHSQLEAQVQAAFLKGMRELMGRAEDVGESFADEARKIHYKEFPERSIRGQTTLDEAEALREEGIDVLSMPMIPALKNTLQ; encoded by the coding sequence ATGAAAGTTTATAACTTAGCCTGCCCCTTAGATCATCGCTTTGAAGGATGGTTTGCCTCTGAAGAGGATTGTCTTGCGCAGCAAGATAAAGGCATTTTGGCGTGTCCAGTATGTGACAGTACGGAGATAACCCGTATGCCATCAGCCCCGCACATCGCTAAGTCCAGCTCAACTGAAATGACGTCTCCAAGGCTTGAATCAGAAAGCTTGACGGGGGGAGTCGTGGCGCTTACCGGTAGTGATCATTCTCAGCTAGAAGCCCAAGTTCAAGCTGCATTCTTAAAGGGAATGCGAGAGCTGATGGGTCGAGCGGAGGATGTCGGTGAGTCGTTTGCTGATGAGGCTAGAAAAATTCACTACAAAGAATTTCCTGAGAGAAGCATTCGGGGTCAGACAACCCTAGATGAAGCTGAGGCCTTGAGGGAGGAGGGGATTGATGTGCTGTCGATGCCCATGATTCCTGCCTTGAAAAATACTCTTCAGTAG
- the nuoK gene encoding NADH-quinone oxidoreductase subunit NuoK: MNITLAHYLVLGAILFATSVIGIFLNRKNVIVLLMAIELMLLAVNMNFVAFSHYLGDMVGQVFVFFILTVAAAEAAIGLAILVVLFRKVDTINAEDLDHLKG, translated from the coding sequence ATAAATATCACTCTTGCTCATTACTTAGTACTTGGCGCAATATTATTTGCAACAAGTGTTATTGGAATCTTCTTAAATCGTAAGAATGTCATCGTATTGTTAATGGCAATTGAATTGATGCTGCTTGCGGTAAACATGAACTTTGTTGCCTTCTCTCATTACTTGGGAGATATGGTTGGTCAGGTATTCGTATTCTTTATTTTGACTGTGGCAGCTGCTGAAGCAGCCATTGGTTTGGCGATCTTGGTTGTCCTCTTCCGCAAGGTTGACACCATTAATGCCGAAGACCTTGACCACCTAAAGGGCTAG
- the nuoI gene encoding NADH-quinone oxidoreductase subunit NuoI has protein sequence MFKKISQFLDSLMLKDILTGMSITGRYLFKPKITVQYPDEKTPLSNRFRGLHALRRYENGEERCIGCKLCEAVCPAYAINIETAERDDGTRRTSRYDIDLTKCIFCGFCEEACPVDAIVETNIFEYFGDKRGDLYFTKEMLLAVGDKYEKDIAANCAIDAPYR, from the coding sequence ATGTTTAAGAAAATTTCCCAATTCCTAGATAGCTTGATGCTCAAAGACATCTTGACTGGTATGTCAATTACCGGTCGTTATCTCTTTAAACCCAAGATTACTGTTCAATATCCGGACGAAAAGACGCCATTGTCTAATCGCTTTCGTGGACTACATGCGCTGCGTCGTTATGAAAACGGCGAAGAGCGTTGCATTGGTTGTAAGCTCTGCGAAGCTGTTTGCCCAGCTTATGCAATCAATATTGAAACCGCTGAGCGTGATGATGGCACTCGTCGCACAAGCCGTTACGACATTGATTTAACTAAGTGTATTTTCTGTGGCTTTTGTGAAGAAGCTTGTCCAGTCGATGCGATTGTTGAGACTAATATTTTTGAATACTTTGGCGATAAGCGCGGCGATTTGTATTTCACTAAAGAAATGCTTTTGGCTGTTGGTGATAAGTATGAAAAAGATATTGCTGCTAACTGTGCAATTGATGCACCTTACCGTTAA
- the nuoG gene encoding NADH-quinone oxidoreductase subunit NuoG: MVEIELDGKAVEVPQGSMVMHAANKLGTYVPHFCYHKKLSIAANCRMCLVEVEKAPKPLPACATPVTQGMKVFTHSAKAVEAQRSVMEFLLINHPLDCPICDQGGECQLQDLAVGYGKSNSRYDEEKRVVFHKNVGPLISMQEMTRCIHCTRCVRFGQEVAGVMELGMINRGEHSEITTFVGQTVDSELSGNMIDLCPVGALTSKPFRYAARTWELGRKRSVSPHDSLGSNTTVQTKANKVMRVVALENEAINECWISDRDRFSYEGLNSADRVTTPMVKQGGQWLETDWQSALDYVAHSLKTIASESGPESIGTLAHPISSTEELHLLQKMVRSLGSNQVDTRLRQTDVNASASAPWLGMPIAKVGELDRALIIGSFLRKDQPVLAARIRTASKRGGLQVLRIDAGGDDWLIASNGISVAPSAWLNALTEVALAVAKAKSVSAPVGTFNLPVSPAAQKIADSLLSGQASAVLLGSAAISHHHASDLQVMAQFIAEQTGATLGFLPVGGNAVGASLVKANGVGIDSVLSGDRRAVILMNIEPDSDLPNPKQARVALANANTVIALSAYKSADLLEVADVILPITPFTETVSTFVNLEGRAQTVQPAVKPLGDSRPGWKVLRVLGGLLGLDGFLFNMPEEVLGEALDESYCTRLDNQVCRTTIANGNLAPLNGLERLSDVNIYAGDQIVRRSSALQLTRDAKRGNQVGLSQKTFTELGLSEGDAVRVTQDNQSVDMPASLEANLAPGAVRISAGTMASAKLGSMFGPVTVSKA, encoded by the coding sequence ATGGTAGAAATCGAATTAGATGGTAAGGCAGTAGAGGTTCCGCAAGGTTCGATGGTGATGCATGCCGCGAATAAGCTTGGCACCTACGTCCCTCACTTCTGCTATCACAAGAAATTATCCATCGCTGCTAACTGTCGTATGTGTTTAGTTGAGGTAGAAAAAGCGCCTAAGCCTCTGCCTGCTTGTGCTACTCCGGTAACTCAAGGCATGAAGGTGTTTACACATTCTGCTAAAGCAGTTGAAGCTCAACGTTCTGTAATGGAGTTCTTGTTAATTAACCATCCATTGGATTGCCCAATATGCGATCAAGGTGGAGAGTGTCAGCTACAAGATTTAGCTGTGGGTTACGGTAAGTCCAACTCTCGTTACGATGAAGAGAAGCGAGTCGTATTCCATAAGAATGTTGGTCCATTGATTTCTATGCAAGAGATGACCCGTTGTATTCACTGCACTCGTTGTGTGCGCTTTGGTCAAGAAGTTGCCGGCGTAATGGAGTTAGGAATGATTAACCGTGGTGAGCATTCAGAGATCACCACCTTCGTTGGTCAAACTGTAGACTCAGAGTTATCTGGAAATATGATTGATTTGTGCCCAGTTGGCGCATTGACTAGCAAGCCTTTCCGCTATGCTGCGCGTACTTGGGAATTAGGTCGTAAGCGTTCAGTAAGCCCGCACGACAGTTTGGGTTCAAATACTACCGTTCAGACTAAAGCCAATAAAGTCATGCGTGTAGTTGCTCTCGAGAATGAGGCAATTAATGAATGTTGGATTAGCGATCGTGATCGCTTCTCTTATGAAGGATTAAATAGTGCGGACCGCGTAACTACACCTATGGTGAAGCAGGGTGGCCAATGGCTAGAAACTGATTGGCAGTCTGCATTAGATTACGTTGCGCATTCACTTAAAACAATCGCATCAGAAAGTGGGCCGGAGTCTATTGGCACCTTAGCTCATCCTATTTCTAGCACGGAAGAATTACATCTTCTGCAAAAGATGGTTCGCAGTTTAGGCTCCAATCAAGTAGATACACGTTTGCGCCAAACAGATGTAAACGCTTCTGCCAGCGCACCTTGGTTGGGCATGCCGATTGCTAAGGTTGGTGAGCTTGATCGTGCTTTGATTATCGGTAGCTTCCTGCGTAAGGATCAGCCAGTCTTGGCAGCCCGTATCCGCACTGCAAGCAAACGTGGTGGTTTGCAAGTATTGCGTATTGATGCCGGTGGCGATGATTGGTTAATTGCTAGCAATGGTATTTCAGTTGCACCAAGCGCTTGGCTTAATGCACTAACTGAAGTTGCACTTGCTGTTGCTAAAGCGAAGTCAGTTAGCGCCCCAGTTGGGACTTTTAACTTGCCGGTGTCACCAGCGGCACAAAAGATTGCTGATAGTCTGCTCTCAGGTCAGGCTTCCGCTGTTTTACTTGGTTCTGCTGCAATATCGCATCATCATGCATCTGATTTGCAAGTTATGGCGCAATTTATTGCTGAGCAGACTGGCGCAACATTAGGCTTCTTGCCCGTGGGCGGTAATGCGGTAGGTGCATCATTAGTTAAGGCTAACGGCGTTGGTATTGATTCTGTACTTTCGGGCGATCGTCGCGCAGTGATCTTAATGAATATTGAGCCGGATTCTGATTTGCCTAACCCAAAACAGGCTAGAGTAGCTTTGGCGAATGCCAACACTGTGATTGCATTGAGCGCCTATAAATCTGCCGATTTATTAGAAGTTGCAGACGTTATCTTGCCGATTACTCCATTTACAGAAACAGTATCCACATTTGTAAATCTTGAGGGTAGAGCCCAAACAGTACAACCCGCAGTTAAGCCTCTTGGCGATTCACGTCCTGGATGGAAGGTGTTACGTGTTCTCGGTGGCCTGTTGGGATTAGATGGTTTCTTATTTAATATGCCTGAAGAAGTCTTAGGTGAAGCTTTGGACGAGAGTTACTGCACTCGCTTGGACAATCAAGTATGTCGTACGACTATTGCTAATGGAAATTTAGCTCCATTGAATGGTCTCGAGCGTTTGTCTGACGTCAATATCTACGCTGGCGACCAAATTGTTCGTCGTTCATCTGCCCTACAACTTACCCGTGATGCAAAGCGTGGAAATCAAGTTGGTTTAAGTCAAAAAACATTCACTGAATTAGGTTTGAGTGAGGGTGATGCAGTGCGGGTTACCCAAGATAACCAATCTGTTGATATGCCAGCATCATTAGAGGCAAATCTAGCGCCAGGTGCCGTCAGAATATCTGCTGGTACTATGGCTAGTGCGAAATTAGGATCAATGTTTGGTCCAGTAACTGTTAGTAAGGCATAA
- the nuoL gene encoding NADH-quinone oxidoreductase subunit L yields the protein MQLTLNIPVLCAIPLAPLVGSMIAGFFGTRLGGNRIGQGASQFVTILGVTIAFVLSCSVLVQVMDGFYFNGTVYRWMQLGEFNLDIGFLIDPLTSTMMCVVTFVSLMVHIYTIGYMQGEEGYNRFFSYISLFTFAMLMLVMSNNLLQLFFGWEAVGVVSYLLIGFYFERQSAVFANMKAFLVNRVGDFGFILGIGILLASTGSMQYDVIFSQNSALAAQTLPGTNWSLMTVACICLFIGAMGKSAQFPLHVWLPDSMEGPTPISALIHAATMVTAGIFMVTRMSPLFELLDNARSFILVIGSITALFMGFLGIVQNDIKRVVAYSTLSQLGYMTVALGVSAYPVAIFHLMTHAFFKALLFLAAGSVILGMHHEQDMRKMGGLWKYMPITCLMMLLGNLALIGTPFFSGFYSKDSIIGAVAASHIPGSGFAYFAVMASVFVTALYSFRLYFYVFHGKARWGHLDAHAHDHHEHAEQGDDYAHHGLAPGEKPHESPLVVTLPLILLAIPSVIIGFYTITPLLFGTYFGDSIFIDLARHPVMKELAEEFHGSVAMAIHAFTSPVLLLVVLGVLTAAIGYLWAPKLPEKVAEAFAPIKKLFDNKYYLDEINQAVFAKGLIWIGGFLWHRGDQKVIDGFFVNGSAYAVGRFAGVIRHLQSGYLYHYAFAMIAGLAFLLAWVLYAYLPFVR from the coding sequence ATGCAATTGACATTAAATATTCCTGTACTCTGCGCCATTCCTTTGGCGCCTTTAGTCGGCTCAATGATTGCTGGTTTTTTTGGTACTAGATTAGGCGGCAATCGTATAGGCCAAGGCGCTAGCCAGTTTGTCACCATTTTGGGTGTAACTATTGCATTTGTTTTGTCATGTAGTGTCCTGGTCCAGGTAATGGACGGCTTCTATTTCAATGGAACCGTTTACCGCTGGATGCAGTTAGGTGAGTTCAATTTAGATATTGGTTTCTTAATAGATCCTCTTACGTCCACCATGATGTGTGTCGTGACTTTTGTATCGCTGATGGTTCACATTTATACGATTGGTTATATGCAGGGCGAAGAAGGTTACAACCGTTTCTTCTCCTATATTTCACTGTTTACCTTTGCCATGCTGATGTTGGTAATGAGTAATAACTTGCTTCAACTCTTTTTTGGCTGGGAAGCAGTAGGTGTCGTCTCTTATTTATTGATTGGCTTTTACTTTGAGCGACAGTCTGCTGTCTTTGCCAATATGAAGGCCTTTTTGGTCAATCGTGTTGGTGACTTTGGATTCATCTTAGGTATTGGAATCCTACTGGCTAGCACAGGTTCCATGCAATACGACGTCATTTTTTCTCAGAATTCTGCATTGGCCGCTCAAACCCTTCCGGGCACTAATTGGAGCTTGATGACCGTTGCATGCATTTGCCTATTTATTGGTGCTATGGGCAAGTCAGCTCAGTTCCCATTGCATGTTTGGTTGCCTGACTCCATGGAAGGTCCAACACCTATCTCAGCATTAATTCACGCTGCAACCATGGTTACCGCTGGTATTTTTATGGTGACACGTATGTCTCCATTGTTTGAGCTATTAGATAATGCACGGAGTTTCATTTTGGTAATTGGCTCAATCACAGCACTTTTCATGGGCTTTCTTGGCATTGTGCAAAACGATATCAAGCGTGTTGTTGCTTATTCAACTTTGTCCCAACTCGGATACATGACAGTTGCTCTAGGGGTCTCAGCGTATCCAGTGGCCATCTTCCATTTAATGACGCATGCGTTCTTTAAAGCATTATTGTTCCTTGCTGCAGGTAGCGTCATTCTAGGTATGCACCACGAACAAGATATGCGTAAGATGGGTGGATTATGGAAATACATGCCAATTACTTGCTTGATGATGTTATTGGGTAATTTAGCGCTGATTGGTACGCCATTTTTCTCTGGTTTTTATTCAAAAGATTCGATTATTGGAGCGGTTGCTGCAAGCCATATTCCGGGATCTGGCTTTGCCTACTTTGCTGTGATGGCAAGTGTATTTGTAACTGCTTTGTATTCATTCCGTTTGTATTTTTACGTCTTTCATGGCAAAGCCCGTTGGGGCCATTTAGATGCACATGCGCATGATCACCATGAGCATGCAGAGCAGGGCGACGATTATGCGCACCATGGATTGGCTCCAGGTGAGAAACCACATGAGTCTCCACTAGTGGTTACATTGCCACTTATTCTCTTGGCGATTCCATCCGTGATTATTGGTTTTTACACAATCACACCATTATTGTTTGGCACATATTTTGGCGACTCTATCTTCATTGATTTAGCACGCCACCCAGTTATGAAAGAGTTGGCTGAAGAGTTCCATGGTTCAGTTGCTATGGCAATACATGCATTCACATCACCAGTATTGCTGTTGGTAGTTCTTGGGGTGCTAACTGCAGCCATTGGGTATCTATGGGCTCCTAAGTTGCCCGAAAAAGTTGCAGAAGCGTTTGCGCCCATTAAAAAACTCTTTGATAACAAATACTATCTTGATGAAATCAATCAGGCTGTATTTGCCAAAGGGCTTATTTGGATTGGCGGTTTCTTGTGGCATCGCGGTGATCAAAAAGTCATCGATGGATTCTTTGTTAACGGCAGCGCGTATGCAGTAGGACGCTTTGCTGGAGTTATTCGCCATTTGCAATCCGGTTACCTATATCACTATGCCTTTGCAATGATTGCTGGATTAGCGTTTTTGTTAGCCTGGGTTTTGTACGCTTACCTGCCTTTTGTTCGTTAG
- the nuoH gene encoding NADH-quinone oxidoreductase subunit NuoH produces the protein MDNFLNLVTTQGEAIFGSLWPLVWALVRIVIIVLPMFSCVAYLTLWERKLIGWMHIRLGPNHVGPLGLLQPIADALKLLMKEIISPAQASKVLYFIAPIMVIMPAFAAWAVIPFQAKMVLADVNAGLLYIMAISSIGVYGVILAGWSSNSKYPFLGAMRASAQMISYEIAMGFALVTVLLTSGSLNLSTIVASQEQGYFASIGLNFLSWNWLPLLPMFLIYFISGVAETNRHPFDVVEGESEIVAGHMVEYSGMFFAMFFLAEYANMILIAAVASIMFLGGWLPIVDLPILRDIPGFFWLFGKTFFLLSCVIWLRATLPRYRYDQIMRLGWKIFIPISAFWMVVIGAWVVSPWNIWK, from the coding sequence ATGGATAATTTCTTGAACCTCGTTACCACCCAAGGTGAAGCTATATTTGGTTCTTTGTGGCCATTGGTTTGGGCATTGGTGCGCATCGTCATTATCGTATTGCCAATGTTTAGTTGTGTGGCCTACTTAACACTCTGGGAAAGAAAGCTCATTGGTTGGATGCACATCCGCCTTGGACCAAATCATGTAGGCCCACTTGGTTTACTACAGCCAATCGCAGACGCATTAAAACTCTTGATGAAGGAGATTATTTCTCCAGCCCAAGCGAGCAAGGTACTTTACTTTATCGCACCAATCATGGTCATCATGCCTGCGTTTGCTGCATGGGCCGTTATTCCTTTTCAAGCAAAGATGGTTCTTGCAGACGTTAATGCTGGTCTTCTTTACATCATGGCGATCTCATCTATTGGTGTCTATGGTGTCATTTTGGCTGGTTGGTCTTCAAACTCTAAATATCCATTCTTGGGTGCCATGCGTGCATCAGCTCAAATGATTTCTTATGAAATTGCAATGGGTTTTGCGCTCGTCACCGTTTTGCTGACATCAGGCTCTTTGAATTTGAGCACGATCGTTGCCTCTCAAGAGCAGGGCTACTTTGCTAGCATCGGCTTAAACTTCCTTTCTTGGAATTGGTTGCCATTGCTACCAATGTTCTTGATCTATTTCATCTCTGGTGTTGCTGAAACGAATCGTCATCCATTTGACGTGGTCGAGGGTGAATCGGAGATTGTTGCAGGCCATATGGTTGAGTATTCAGGAATGTTTTTTGCGATGTTCTTCTTGGCTGAATATGCAAACATGATTTTGATTGCAGCAGTTGCATCCATTATGTTCTTAGGTGGATGGCTACCAATTGTTGATTTGCCTATCTTGCGTGATATCCCAGGATTTTTCTGGTTATTTGGCAAAACTTTCTTTTTGCTTTCTTGTGTAATTTGGTTGCGCGCAACATTGCCGCGTTATCGCTATGACCAAATTATGCGTTTGGGCTGGAAAATTTTTATTCCCATCTCGGCATTCTGGATGGTTGTTATCGGCGCATGGGTGGTGTCACCATGGAATATTTGGAAATAA